The segment ATAAAAAAGCTACACAGTTTTTAGAGCTCAACTTTGGACTATCTCGATCATTAATACAAAGCATGTTTGATTACGCTTCAAAAGAGATCATTGATAATTTGCATGATGCAATAATCAATGATGCAAAACAGTTTAAAGGTTTTAATTTTTATCAATTGGTTATGTCAAATGTGGAATATAAAAAACTAGAAAAAACTATATCGAAAATAATAGTTCAAGAAGACACGAAATATCCATGTCAATGGTCTATTTTGAATGTAGTAGATGTTAATAAAAAGGTATCTTATTTATATGTTCCATCCCAGATAGGTCAAACAATAGTCTCACAGAATCTTGAATGTAAATTTATTGATTCGTGGGCAAATATACCTGCAGCGTTAAGAAAAGAGATTATGCCAAAAATTGATCTCTAAAGCTCTTTTTACCTGTATATTACAAGAAAAATCAAGTACATAAAAACAAAGGCTTCTCGGTTATAAAAAGCTTTAGCCTGAACCTTGTTCATGATTACGCTAAAAACTCAACCGAATCTAAATAAGCTCGTGATGTTTTCAAAATAAATTCCATTCTTTTTTCAGGGACATCAAATGGCACTTCTACAATATGATATCCCATGTCTATATAAAACTTTTTAAGATACGAATGTAATTCTAGCGATTTTTCCGGGCTACAAAGGTGGTGTTTGTTATACAGATGAATTGGCAATGATCAAGAAAAAAAATAATAGCGTACATATCTTTTTTAGCAACATCGGTTATATAGTGCGGCATTTTAATATTATAATAGTTTCCAAAAGCAACGACATCAATTGTGCTTCTATCTAGAAATGCAAATTTATTTTTATCCAATGAATTTTCAAGTGCTAGTTGTTTCTCCATTAATTTCATTCTAAATGCTAGTGAATTTGAAGCAAACCAAAACTCTTCTAAACAATTATTTTGCTTTGCTTCATCAAATAAAAGAGTCAATACTTCAGGAATTGTTTGGTACCCTTGCTTTTTCAATAAATTAATTACCGTAGTCTTCCCACATCTGCTCCGCCAGTTAATACAAATCGGCAACAAGCATCCAACGCATTACAAAGAGATAAAGATAGAAAAATAATACTAGCATTTTTAATCATACTATTATCCTTTAAATCTAAAAAACCGTTTAATTAAATGCTAGATTATAGCAATTGACAAGCATGATGCTACCTACTTGAGGTGTTAGGAACAACGAATTTAAAATTAGCATAAGATTAAGCACAATTCAAACAATATATTCATCATTTGGTATTCGACAGTTTACCCATGACAACTATGAAAACAAAATTCGTAGCTGATTGTTTATATATTATGGTGCTGACTTGAATGGTTATATGATCGCAGGCAGAGGTTAGCTATGTAATACATACTCGACGCACTTTTTCTAACATTAGCTCAAAGCATGTATTACATCAGCGACTCTAACAATTTTACAAGCTCTGCTCATTGGATTTCAACTCAAAGTACAAAGCATTACACGTTGTATTCAATCAAGACAAATTTTACAAACCATCATCAATAATGTCAGAGCTTTTCGAGTAAATGCTGACGTACCTGCTCATATGCTGCATCAGGATCA is part of the Candidatus Dependentiae bacterium genome and harbors:
- a CDS encoding ATP-binding protein, yielding MPICINWRSRCGKTTVINLLKKQGYQTIPEVLTLLFDEAKQNNCLEEFWFASNSLAFRMKLMEKQLALENSLDKNKFAFLDRSTIDVVAFGNYYNIKMPHYITDVAKKDMYAIIFFLDHCQFICITNTTFVARKNR